A region of the Phaseolus vulgaris cultivar G19833 chromosome 11, P. vulgaris v2.0, whole genome shotgun sequence genome:
acgacttctgtcctgtcatactgaagttgtgccaacttgacacgacttctgccatgtcatactgaagttgtgccaacttaacacgacttctgccacgtcatattttttaatttttttattattatttatatattgggtagtaagttatgtaatattaaaaattaatttgatacataattttctaagagtgttagttttaaggaacaaaaaattggataatcatGTATGGATatgtttgaattgaatgaataaatacatagataaagaaaatgaacgttctaagagtgttatgaatgaataaatacatagataaagaaaatgagaaaattaataatcaaacttgtattgaattttattattaagtttGTATGTGCGGACAATTGCTTCTATTGTGACCTTCCGTtctacaatatgaacatttttttggctTATTTGGAATTGAATCATCCATTTCGTTACGAATGTGTTGAGTGCTAGGTCTTCCTGATTGATGTCGACGCATGATGGGGTCAGGTAAGAAAATTGGTCCCGTGTAAGTAGACCAATAATGTTGATTTCGAACTAGATTAAATTGGATCTCATAAGCCTTTAAAATATTGTGCAAACTGTATACTAGGGCCACAAATGTCGTTACCTAGAAATGACAAAATGAGCAAACAACAATTACATGTGAACAAGGCAGATGTAAAGCTTGAAATTCCCCACAATTACACCAccattcatttaatttaacTGTGTATGTCATTGGGTATCGTCGATGTTCGACAGTCATCATATCTTCTACGTCAAAGACTGAATTTTCTCGATCATATCTTTGCATATGACACATAGCAGATTGTGCTTCATTCTTTCATagcaaattaatttttaacattacataacttactacccaatataaacaataaattttaaaaaaaaattatgatgtgGCATAAGTTGTgccagtatgacatggcagaagtcatgtcaagttggcacgacttcagtatgacatggcagaagtggtgtcaagttggcacgacttcaatatgacaTGACAGAGTTGGTCTAATTGAGACGATTTGtgatatgaagtcgtgccgaattgacatgacttgcctaaatttgtaattttttttaaacaaaccccattttggtaaaaagcaaaaaaaaaaaacctcatgATGGTCAAAACCCCCTTATAATACCTATGAAGTTcagacactcctcttaaatggcgAGTTGGTGTCAGATATTTGTATCGGACATCGATactcgtatgacacttgtaggacacatatctgtgaagtgtccaattcaaaaagtattcgttggatttctaacaattttagtacggttctaccacaattttaaaaaggaaaaatacattaattttttaaaaactcaaacttattgtataaatttttattatgattatgaaaataaaaaaacaaatttatttgaaccaatcatgaaaaacatctttctgctccaaaaaataatctcaaagatacttgtgcacataaatctttattatcaatttatataattcgtAATTATACAATATATAGATTTGTCTCCATGTcatacattttagagattatacgtattttCAGTCTCCGTATAAGTGAGTCAGTATCTCTCTGCTACATTGCATAACACTAATATAATGAAAGCactaaaatcaatttggtcATGCATTTAGTCATATATAGTACTAATATCATATTTGTTGTAGGATGAAGTCAGAAAAGCACAAAAGCAGGTTGCTGAGGAAAACAAGCCTAAAGCTGTAATTATTACAGTGGAGAAGGCTGAGCTTGGTGCTTCTAATGAGAAAGCTCTTTGCATATCCGGTGTTGATGTTGGTGTGGATGTAGCTGCAGTTGGAGAGACTGTTAGAAAAGCCATGGAGCACAAGGTAATTTGTGGTGTAATTTGTGGTGGGGTGGCAGAGAAAGGAGATAAAGGTAAGGTGGATTTGGCAGAGTGGCTGAGTAATGCGTTGAAATGGTGGTCTTGCAACGGCTCAGGTTAGGGTTTGACTTTCGGACTTCTTAATCTAGAAGTAAGGATTTGACTTCAGAACTTCCATATCCATCCAGAAGCAAGGACTTCAATTCTAGTTTTCCATGTCCGTAAGCAACCACTTTAATTCTGGATCTAAATATTCGTAGGCAAATTATGAATTCTGAATTTTTACAACactttatgtatttatttaataaaataaataattaaataacttttctttattttaaaataactaaatgacttttcttttaaaaataatatacatatatgtaataatgtactttttaatatatataatttatcctttaataaataaaaataatatttaattatttatttaatgaaataaataattaaatattttctttattttgaaataaagaagtacttctgttttttaaaataatgattatataagtttttaatattattatttttattatatatatattatttacttataaaaatgatatattttaatataataatacttaTGTACATATGTTTTTGTTAGTATAAATAATATGTATTGTTCCTCTTGCAAAATAGGAgggaatataaaaatattaatattattttcagtggtttatttttaaataattttaaatattatgtaaTGAAACATGTTAgcataagattttaaaaaaaaaattaagaatctaaaaatttataaaaatattttgaatacttaattattaaactattaaattactcaaaaaagtaataattaacaaattttcaacctttctcttctctccgCTCTATATTTCTTGTCTTTTTTTTCCGTTGTTTCCCTCTCCACCTTCTTTACTCTAATCTTCTTTCATCTCTTTTGGTTCTCTGTTGcctcttttcttcctttttttttctctatgaCCTCTCTCTTTACATTCTCCATCCTCTCTTTTCTATATTTTTCCTCtccattaattttaatataaaaaaatctcaatATTTACATGTTtaatcattaaatatttaaaattatttgtattttttatttacatttatgtagtaaaaattaaaatatcatatcCAAATCAGGGGAAAGAATACTCAATGCATTGGTAGTGGGCATGGTGAAATATTATATCATTACAACAAAGTGGGGGTTCATTATTCAAGATGCAAAATACATGTTAGTAGTATATATGCACTACAATCATTAACATGATTGACTCTCACAAATACATACACgacaacataattttttattaaagttgtGATTAGGTTAGGTGAATATCATATTCTCCAAAAAATCTTTCATTACCATAACAACAAATTAACAAAGAATTAAACATGTGTTTCCCAATAAACAATCTCACATAGGTAGGAGTGCTACTAATAATTTACATTTACAAAATTCTTATATAATCTATTTTACTCTTTTGTGATACTCTCCGTAACTTGTATGTATTCAAGGGAATTTATTTACGTAGGCGTATCTCACAGTGTCAATGTTTATAGAATTATTATAACAACTCATTCCCAATATTGGAGCTATCTTGTTCTTGATGTCAGCTTTCTTGGCAGCAGGAATTGATAAAGTTTCAACATTGCTTTTGAATCATGAAACTTTCTGTTAAGAGTAAGATCAGTGTTGATaatgaagagaaaaggaaataaaaagaCAATCATGTGAGAGAGGGCATGCACTAAAGTCAGTATGCAACTACAAATTGTCGCTGcctaaaaaagagaaaaaaataaagcaaactTGATAGTATCATACCACTTTCATACCTTAAACCCTAATCAACAAACATAACTATTAAACATGCCAATGTGTTTGACTCtgtataaaaattaaacatgtAGTAATCTCCCCCCATCACAATcatatatacacacatatataccTATTATGACAATAATGTAAATTACAACTAGTATGTCAACTTCAATAACAATTCATAAAATATACCTTTTGCAATTTGACTGATGAATTGAAATTTCTTATCACTAAAATCCTGTATACAAGAATTAtatcattataaaattatatgataatccaattatatttattgaaattgagataatatataattctcaaaatatacaaatatgaattatttaatcAGTATCTCTCactattgataatttttttttaaaatgtgatttATTCAATTAAGGTAATATGTAATTacaatataacggtaaaattgtaaaaatatacattatatAATCGAAGTTAAAAAAAGTAAGTATAAGTTGCAGTAATGCCCTCCGTTAAATATATACACTAAACCTAATAATTGTGTTTCTAAACTTGTTTAGATAATTAATTGCAGATAGATAGTAAGTAGTAAAGATGCAAGACGGTGTATGT
Encoded here:
- the LOC137822262 gene encoding alanine--tRNA ligase-like, which codes for MASWCQIFVSDIDTRMTLVGHISVKCPIQKDEVRKAQKQVAEENKPKAVIITVEKAELGASNEKALCISGVDVGVDVAAVGETVRKAMEHKVICGVICGGVAEKGDKGKVDLAEWLSNALKWWSCNGSG